A single region of the Nicotiana sylvestris chromosome 6, ASM39365v2, whole genome shotgun sequence genome encodes:
- the LOC138872163 gene encoding putative late blight resistance protein homolog R1B-12 — protein sequence MDVVETCEEETLCSGTPSTKRSLPSIEEEVVGFEKDAESIIKKMIQGTKELDVNSIYGMPGHGKTTLARKVYNNPSIVNYFDVKAWCSVSQAYYRIKLLGEIFNQVTGYKSEIDDDVDIADKLQKTLKGRRYLIVLDDIWKVEDGSRVMVTTRIEEVAKHLQHCSDPYSLRFLTLEESWELLQKKVFQGESCPPNLQGPGLKVAQHCKGLPLVIVLIAGIIGKMERQESLWLEVANDLSSHALDEQSMNVIQSSYDHLEDHLKPCLLYMGLFPEDFKIPVYDLLKLWMAEEFVLNVETENMEEAARVCLNDLLNRSLVMVSEKRIDGDVECCTLHDVVREFCCRKLAKENFMQLTVPYNPYLHYSKKSRLCIYIHDDLVEDLIHSEYWPHKPMEFIAHPKCNTRDPSVTLPLLAKLRFVQAFHSLDVKLPSSWVMAVQSLTHLRYLAISVEEFDFKWVSHLHDLQTLNVVSRKYVRSSPSIIWEMTKLRHLYIFCFSFIWEDDDRAIFEESLATMLDNWRTFRSCSIYDTDPKFWWRFPNLEELNLYIQEEPSRPLFPVPEVHTRLHSLELYINYNRGYWKLVETASKFVFPSNIRYLHIQIELPIKGLHQNIARLRNLENLKLEIRDTFGEDCWDVSDVEFQALKYLKLLNFMDIREWKASEESFPVLEKLFIKHCIYLEEIPSCFEEIPTLQLIDVEQCRDSVGDSAINIKREIEETTGSDTLQVQIRRPMR from the coding sequence ATGGACGTTGTTGAGACTTGTGAAGAAGAAACGCTTTGTTCTGGAACGCCTTCAACCAAACGTAGTCTCCCATCAATTGAGGAGGAAGTTGTGGGGTTTGAGAAAGATGCAGAAAGTATAATAAAGAAAATGATTCAAGGAACAAAGGAGCTAGATGTTAACTCAATCTATGGAATGCCAGGTCACGGAAAAACAACTTTGGCCAGGAAAGTGTACAACAATCCTTCTATTGTTAATTACTTTGATGTTAAAGCTTGGTGTTCTGTTTCGCAAGCATATTATAGGATAAAGTTGTTGGGTGAGATTTTCAATCAAGTAACAGGTTATAAGagcgaaattgatgatgatgttgaCATAGCTGACAAGTTGCAGAAGACTCTAAAAGGCAGGAGATACCTCATTGTCTTAGATGATATATGGAAAGTCGAAGATGGAAGTAGAGTAATGGTAACAACTCGAATTGAAGAAGTGGCTAAGCATCTCCAGCACTGCAGTGATCCTTATTCTCTTAGATTTCTAACATTGGAAGAGAGTTGGGAATTATTACAGAAGAAAGTATTTCAAGGCGAGAGTTGTCCCCCGAATCTACAGGGACCAGGGTTAAAAGTTGCCCAACACTGCAAAGGTTTGCCGCTTGTAATTGTCCTGATTGCTGGAATTATTGGAAAAATGGAAAGGCAGGAGTCTTTGTGGCTTGAGGTTGCAAATGACTTAAGTTCTCATGCTTTAGATGAGCAGAGTATGAATGTAATACAATCAAGTTACGACCATTTAGAAGACCACTTAAAGCCTTGCCTTCTTTACATGGGATTGTTTCCGGAAGACTTTAAGATTCCAGTATATGATTTGCTGAAGTTGTGGATGGCAGAAGAGTTTGTACTCAATGTCGAGACAGAAAATATGGAGGAAGCAGCTAGAGTTTGCTTAAATGATCTACTTAATAGAAGTCTAGTTATGGTCTCTGAAAAGAGAATTGATGGTGACGTTGAATGCTGCACACTTCATGATGTAGTGCGTGAGTTTTGCTGTAGAAAACTAGCGAAGGAAAATTTTATGCAGCTCACAGTGCCATATAATCCATATCTTCATTATTCCAAGAAATCGCGGTTATGCATTTATATTCATGATGATCTGGTTGAAGACTTAATTCATTCTGAATATTGGCCGCATAAGCCTATGGAGTTCATTGCTCATCCAAAATGCAACACACGGGATCCATCAGTTACTTTACCTTTACTTGCTAAATTAAGATTTGTCCAGGCCTTTCATTCGTTGGACGTTAAGTTGCCAAGTTCTTGGGTTATGGCAGTGCAATCGCTAACTCACTTGAGGTACCTTGCAATTTCTGTCGAAGAATTTGATTTCAAGTGGGTATCTCACCTACACGATCTTCAAACTCTAAATGTTGTCTCAAGAAAATATGTACGATCATCGCCCTCAATTATCTGGGAAATGACGAAGCTAAGGCATTTGTATATTTTCTGTTTTTCCTTTATATGGGAAGATGATGACCGAGCAATTTTTGAAGAATCTTTAGCAACAATGCTAGACAACTGGAGGACATTTCGCTCTTGCAGTATATACGATACGGATCCAAAGTTCTGGTGGAGATTTCCGAATCTTGAAGAACTCAATCTCTACATTCAAGAAGAACCTAGTCGTCCATTGTTTCCCGTACCGGAAGTTCATACTCGACTTCATTCTCTTGAACTATATATCAATTACAACCGTGGATACTGGAAATTAGTTGAAACAGCTAGCAAGTTTGTCTTCCCTTCAAATATTAGGTACTTGCATATTCAAATCGAATTGCCAATCAAAGGGTTACATCAAAATATTGCAAGATTGCGGAATCTGGAGAATCTCAAATTAGAAATACGAGACACTTTTGGGGAAGATTGTTGGGACGTCAGTGATGTTGAGTTCCAAGCACTCAAATACTTGAAATTATTAAACTTCATGGATATTAGAGAATGGAAAGCTTCAGAGGAATCCTTTCCTGTGCTTGAGAAGCTATTTATAAAGCATTGTATCTACCTGGAGGAGATCCCTTCGTGCTTTGAGGAAATTCCAACACTGCAACTTATTGATGTGGAACAATGCAgggactctgttggggattcagCTATAAATATCAAAAGAGAAATAGAAGAAACCACTGGATCTGACACTCTCCAAGTTCAAATTCGACGTCCAATGCGCTAA